TTAATATTTCATTGGAATCCCTAGAGGTAAAGATTAGATTATATATAATTAAAAGCTGCACCATAACAGGTGTACCACGGATGACATTTATATAAATATTACATAGGGAAGAAAGCCACTTCATCTTATAGTTTATTGAAGTTACATTTAAAACTGCCACCAGTACTCCTATTAATATTCCTAATATAATTGCAAAAAATGAGATTAATAATGTGACTTTTAAACCATCCAGATATGCTAGATATCTTTGTTCCGGAATTAGTGCTTTGTAAAAGGATGAATAAATTTCCTTAAACCAGGTAGCTGATAAATACAAATTTTTCCCACCTTTCTTTAAATTTTTCTTCACATACATTAAGATAGGGCTGCACTTAAAATACAGCCCTTAACTACAATCTTTAAGCAAATTTATCTATTCACTTGTATGATTGGCCAAAAATTCCTCTATCTTTCCCTCAGCCTTCAATTGCTCAATTACTGTATTAATAGTCTCTAATAATTCCTTATTACCCTTCTTCACAGCAATTGCGTACATATCTTTAAATAATACTCCGTCAAGTACAGTTAGTTCAGGATTTGCAACTACCATCTCTTTTGCAGGATAATAATCCATTACTATACAGTCAATCTTGCCATTCTTTAAATCTTCAGCTGCTTGTCCGAACTTACTATAACGTTTAATCTCCTTAGCATCTACATTCTCTTCAACCCAAAAGTCAGCTACATTTCCCTGTTGTACTCCGATGATTTTACCGTCTAAATCCTCAATACTTTCAACTGTGGGATTTTCTTTATTAACTACTACTACTTCATCTGCAGCTTCTACATAGCCAATTGAAAAGTCCATTTCTTCTGCTCGCTCCGGAGTAATTGAAACCCCTGCAGCTACAAAATCCACAGTACCATTTTGTACAGCCATAAGAGCACTATCAAACTCCATATTCTTAATAACAAGTTCTTTTCCTAAGTAATCAGCAATAGCCTTAGCAATATCAATATCTACTCCGACTATTTCATTACCTTTCATGTACTCATAAGGTGCAAAACCTGCTTCGGTACCTACAATTATGGTGTCTTTTTTCTTAGAACCACATCCGAAAAGTAACAACACAGAACACATGGTTATTGACAATATACTAATTATTTTCTTTTTCATAATAACCTCCAAATTAGCAAGTTCATCAGAGGTTCCTCATATTTAATCTAGATATTAACAAGCTCCTCTAAAAGGTTAATCTCTTCATTATCAAGAAGCATATCACTGTCTAATAGTAAAATGAGGTTTCCTCCTGATTTTGCGATATATTTTATATAAGAGGTGTTATTATTTTTTATAACCTGAGGAAG
This genomic interval from Herbinix luporum contains the following:
- a CDS encoding ABC transporter substrate-binding protein; this encodes MKKKIISILSITMCSVLLLFGCGSKKKDTIIVGTEAGFAPYEYMKGNEIVGVDIDIAKAIADYLGKELVIKNMEFDSALMAVQNGTVDFVAAGVSITPERAEEMDFSIGYVEAADEVVVVNKENPTVESIEDLDGKIIGVQQGNVADFWVEENVDAKEIKRYSKFGQAAEDLKNGKIDCIVMDYYPAKEMVVANPELTVLDGVLFKDMYAIAVKKGNKELLETINTVIEQLKAEGKIEEFLANHTSE